From the genome of Triticum aestivum cultivar Chinese Spring chromosome 3B, IWGSC CS RefSeq v2.1, whole genome shotgun sequence, one region includes:
- the LOC123064695 gene encoding uncharacterized protein At2g39795, mitochondrial-like → MALLAASRRASSLPILRRASSQLLRPMAPPFPMIRHSSSSSICAAKTALMNAAMDTVNAEHGSSAWAAALDSLRAATDSLSNASFEHQLLHGIDSAVKSSEPLRIAEMEDTAGCFPFEVSENRYFVGYDFKRYITLRRTFEDEKIEVVTRTDCLETDGKSSLESLLMQLEHGKGEKKASRPSLTFDVIVSKSNGYKLQFTCVAYPDDVIICSMNMTPGGSPKEQELLEDMYKYDGFNNLDENLKKSFHNYVELRGITPTTMNLFREYIISNGTRKQHFWLNKLSDFVKKD, encoded by the exons ATGGCCCTCCTCGCCGCCTCCCGCCGGGCCTCCTCCCTTCCCATCCTCCGCCGAGCCTCCTCGCAGCTGCTCCGCCCCATGGCCCCGCCGTTCCCGATGATCAGGCACAGCTCGTCCTCCTCCATCTGCGCTGCGAAGACGGCCTTAATGAACGCCGCGATGGACACCGTCAACGCCGAGCATGGCTCCAGCGCCTGGGCCGCCGCACTGGACTCACTCCGGGCCGCCACCGACTCACTCAGCAACGCCTCCTTCGAGCACCAGCTCCTCCACGGCATCGACTCTGCCGTCAAGTCCTCCGAGCCGCTCCGTATCGCCGAG ATGGAGGATACCGCGGGTTGCTTCCCCTTCGAAGTCAGTGAAAACAGATACTTTGTTGGCTACGATTTTAAAAGATACATTACTCTTAGAAGAACTTTTGAGGACGAGAAGATTGAGGTTGTGACTCGTACGGACTGCCTTGAGACGGATGGAAAATCGTCTTTGGAATCCTTACTCATGCAGCTGGAACATGGCAAAGGTGAGAAGAAGGCCTCAAGACCTAGCCTCACCTTTGATGTCATCGTCTCCAAGAGCAATGGCTATAAACTTCAATTCACCTGTGTTGCGTATCCGGACGACGTCATCATCTGTTCCATGAATATGACGCCCGGGGGTTCGCCAAAAGAGCAGGAGCTACTGGAGGATATGTATAAGTATGACGGTTTCAA TAATCTCGATGAGAATCTGAAGAAGTCATTCCACAACTACGTGGAGCTGCGCGGGATCACGCCGACGACGATGAACTTGTTTCGCGAGTACATTATTAGCAATGGCACCCGCAAGCAACACTTTTGGCTGAACAAGCTGTCAGATTTCGTCAAGAAAGATTGA